CCGCCACCGTCCGCGCATACGAGCCCATGATGATCCCCGACCTGCTGCAGACCCCCGCCTACGCCCACGCCGTCATCAGGGAGACCAGCCCTCTCCTCACTGCCGGACAGACCGCCACCCGCCTCAAGGTGCGGCTACGCCGTCAGCACCGGATCTACAACCCGGCCCGCCCGCTGCGCCTGTGGGTCATCCTCGACGAATCGGCACTACGCCGTGTCGTCGGCGGCCCGGACATCATGGGCGAACAATTGGAGCACCTCAACTCACTCGGCGTGGAGCCCCACATCACCGTGCAGGTCCTCCCCTACACGACGGGTGCGCACCCGGGCTTCGCAGGACGGTTCTGCATCCTGCGGTTCGCCGACAACACCGAGACAGTGGTGCACCTGGAACACCTGACCAGCGATCTCTACCTGGAGAAACCATCCGACGTGCAGCACTACAGCGCGACGTACGACCACCTCCAAGCCCGGGCTCTCGACCCTGACAACAGCCGTGACTTCATCACCGACGTCACCAAGGTGTACATCGACGCGGCAAGCCACCTCTGAGTACGGCGAACCCGTTGAGTTTGGATCCGCTGACAGGCTTCGTTGCGGTCGGAGAGTGGCTCAGGGCCGCGTCGGGGCCAAGCTGATGGCCCTGACCTTGGAAACGATCAGTCCCGCTGGGCTTCGCGGGATGCCTGCTGGCCGCTTCTGCGGGAGCTTCGTCGTGTGATTCGCCTGGTCATGAGCGTGATCGCTGCCCAGGTGATGAGTGAGTCGGAGTGCTGGATGAGGCGTTCGTAGTCGCGTGCGTGTCGGCGGGCGTGCATGATCCAGGCGAGCGACCGTTCGACCACCCAGCGGCGGGGAAGGATGACGAACCCGACGACGTCCTTGGGCCGGCTGACCGTCTTCAGGGTCAGTCCGAGGTGCTTCTTCGCCCAGGTCACCAGCTGTCCGGCATAGCCTGAGTCGGCCCAGACGATGGTCATTTCGGGGTGCATCAGCCGCAGCCGGAACAGGACTTCCTTGGCCGCGTCGCGGTCGGTCATGTCGGCCGGGGTGACCATGACGAACAGCGGCAGCCCTTTGGTGTCCACGACCAGGTGCCGCTTGCGGTCGTTGATTTTCTTCGCGCCGTCATAGCCGCGCGAGTCGCGGCCGACGGTCTCAGCTGCCTTGACGGACTGGGAATCGATGACGGTGGCGACCGCGCCGGGGGCCCGGCCCATCTGGCGGCGGATGCGCTTGCGGAGCTGGTCACGGATCTGCCCGACGATGCCGGCGGCAGCCCAGCGGGCCATGAATCCGTAACACGTGCGCCAGGGCGGGAAGTCCCTGGGCAGGGCCCGCCATTTGCAGCCGGTGTCGACCACGTATCGGATCGCGTACACGACCTCCCGGCGGGGGTGCTTCTCAGGCCGCCCGCCGGTCCTGGTCTCGCAGGCCGGGGTCGGCAGCAACGGTTCTATCAGCGCCCACTCGTCGTCGAAGGTGTCGGAGGGATAGCAGCGCCTGCGAGGCAACGGGTTCCCCTCCCCTCAAGGACGGGGCTGGGCCAGCCGCTTCGCGGCCGGCCCAGCCAGTCAGGCTTCGACGTAGTCGGCGATCACGTCGAGCGTGATCAGCGCCTCTGGGATCTATACCACATGGCGAATATAGTCCATATCAACAGAATGATAGCTACGCCTATCCAGGCTCTACTGAAGCCCGTAGCAGCAGCAATGATCCCAATGATCAGGCCGATCACCAGCAGCGTCGTGGCGAATTGGAAGTATCGGCGGATCGCCGCTTTCTGCCCTATGTTCGGTTCAAGTCCTGGCATGTGCTCCCTCGCCGGTCGGTGAGCAGCCGGGGCGCGGGCTTACGCCGTACGCCCCGGCCACGGTCATCCCGAGATTGCGTTACTACTGAACTTGAACTCGTGATGTCGGCCCAGGTGCTGATCGTGCTGCCAGGACGGCTGCTCTACGATCCTGTATTTGCCATGCGTGAGGCGACGAGCGCCACGAAGTGCTGGAGGACGGCGAACGGCAGCGTTTGCGTTGCGTCGAAGTAGACCTCTGCCGGCTTCTCCTCCTCGGGCGCGTAGACAAGCACCGTCACGGCTGTCGGCCCTGGAGCAGGTGAAGTAGGCATAGAAGAGGTTCGGCCCGGAACCATGCGGGCCTCACTGAGCTCGAAATGTGTCATCCGGCCCTCGCCCGCACCCGTCTCGGTGGTGAGGGCGCAGAACAGATCACCGTCGTAGTCCCAGGTCAGCAAAGGCATGGCGGTGACTCTGCCATACCAGGCGCCGCCAACGGTCTGGCATTTGCATCACTGCATCCGTCAGGTCCCGGATCCATGCTCAGACCGGTGCCAGCGAGACAGCCATCGACCACATCGGGGCGGTACTGGATCTGCTTGAGCCGACGTTTCACTGCCTGGGTGATCTGGTCGAGGTCAGCCGCCGCGAGGTTGCCGATGTCGCGCTTGACCAGCGACCAGACGCCCTCTTGAGGGTTGAGGTCCGGGGCGTAGGTTGGTAACTGAAACACGGTGAGCCAAGCGGTGTTGGCCTCGAAGAACTGGCCGGCCTCGTCCTCGAAGACCACCCAGGCGTTGTTCACCGCCGCGGTGCTCTTACCCGCGGCCAGACATCCCGCTTCCACAGCTCCACCGCATCGTCATCGCGCTCGATCGCGCGCCGGGCGGGCTGCTGCCAGGACCAGCCGTGCCGCCGCAGCAGCCGCCATGTGCCCTCCACGGTGTACGAGACGTGGAACAGGCGGCCGATCAACGTTTTCACCCGGGCCAGCGTCCACCGCTGGTCGACCCACCCGTGGGCCAGCGGGCCGCGCTCCAACTCCCTTTCCAGCCTGGCCATCTGCACGTCTGACAGTCGAGGCCTGCCGGGTGATCCCTTCGACGCCAACCCGGCCAGGCCCTCCTCGCGCCACTGGCGCCGCCAACGTTCCACCGACCGCTCCGAGACTCGCAACGCAGCAGCGATCTCCCGGTTCTTCTCGTCGGCCTCGAAGCCAGTCACGGCCTGGAGCCGGACCCGCTCTCGCGCAGCTCTCTCGGTGTCAGTCAAGCCGCCGCCCTGCGGATATCTCACCTCACCAGGACTACCGAAGACACCTGCCTGCTGTCCGGTGAACAACCCGACATCACCCGATCAAGTTCAGTAGTGATTGTTCCTGCTGCCCATCCGGCGGCGAAACATACGGGTGATGCACCCTCGAATGCGCCTAGAGTCGCAGGGGCTGCGGCCGTGAGGAATGCTTCACAGCCCAACCCCACGAGCCCGCCTGCCACTACACCGAGTGCATCTCCCCACAGCGCACGCGTGTCACCCTGAGAAAGGTGATAGAAACCTGTGATCAGGTCTCCTGCAGCGCCCAGTGCGTCCCCTATCGAGAACAGACCCGTACTGCATAGAGGTAGGCGTTTCCTTCTTTGCCGCTGGGGTCGGGCTGAGTGAAGCGGCCGAGCTTGAGGTCGGAGCCGTAGCGTTCCGGCAGGTCACGCCAGGAGATCCCGGTCCGGATCTTGTAGACCATCCCGTTGACGACCTGCCGATCTTCCACGCGCGGACTGCCTGTCGCGGCCCGCGGTATGAAGGGAGCGAGTAACTCCCACTCCTGATCGGTGGTCAGCTTCACTCAGGGGTGGCGTGTGGGCATTGCCGGTAGCGTGATCGTCTGCCGCATGGAGGGTCCATGTGGAGCGCGGGGCGGGCACGGAGATCAACTGCGCCTCACACCGACGCGGTGCGAGGCGCACTGTGTCGTGTCTTACTGGCTCTAACAAAAGCGGTTTGATCATGTGACTGTCGGCTTGATCGCTCGTTGGTGAAGCATGGGGAAGCGTCAGTCGCGGCCGTGGATCGTGTCGGATGAACTGTGGTCGCTGATCGAGCCGTTGCTGCCCGAACCACCGCCCAAGCAGGTCGAGGGGCGGCCGCGAGTGCCCGATCGGCAGGCCTTGTGCGGGATCCTGTTCGTCCTTCACACCGGGATCCAGTGGGAGTACCTACCGCAGGAGCTCGGCTTCGGCTCGGGCATGACCTGCTGGCGCCGGCTGGCGGCCTGGAACGAAGCGGGCGTCTGGGACCAGCTCCACCAGCTGCTGCTGAACAAGCTGCGCTCGAAGAACCAGCTGGACTGGTCGAGGGCGGTGATCGACTCCTCCCACGTCCGGGCCGCTCGCCGGGGCCCAAAAGCGGACCCAGCCCGGTCGACCGCGCACGCCCGGGCAGCAAGCACCACATCATCACCGATGGCCAGGGCATCCCGCTCGCGGTGTCGCTGACCGGCGGAAACCGCAACGACGTCACCCAACTCCTGCCCCTGCTCGACAAGATCCCGGCCGTGGCCGGAGTGGTCGGCCGGCCGCGCAGCCGGCCCGACATGC
This Streptomyces sp. NBC_00377 DNA region includes the following protein-coding sequences:
- a CDS encoding IS5 family transposase, with amino-acid sequence MPRRRCYPSDTFDDEWALIEPLLPTPACETRTGGRPEKHPRREVVYAIRYVVDTGCKWRALPRDFPPWRTCYGFMARWAAAGIVGQIRDQLRKRIRRQMGRAPGAVATVIDSQSVKAAETVGRDSRGYDGAKKINDRKRHLVVDTKGLPLFVMVTPADMTDRDAAKEVLFRLRLMHPEMTIVWADSGYAGQLVTWAKKHLGLTLKTVSRPKDVVGFVILPRRWVVERSLAWIMHARRHARDYERLIQHSDSLITWAAITLMTRRITRRSSRRSGQQASREAQRD
- a CDS encoding helix-turn-helix domain-containing protein, which translates into the protein MTANSNPTVRKRRLGAELRRLRQASGLTSKEAAGRLMVSQPKISHLENGRRAISPRDVRDLCVIYGVTDQQVIDSLMEMARESGQQGWWNVYGDIPQSVYVGLETDAATVRAYEPMMIPDLLQTPAYAHAVIRETSPLLTAGQTATRLKVRLRRQHRIYNPARPLRLWVILDESALRRVVGGPDIMGEQLEHLNSLGVEPHITVQVLPYTTGAHPGFAGRFCILRFADNTETVVHLEHLTSDLYLEKPSDVQHYSATYDHLQARALDPDNSRDFITDVTKVYIDAASHL
- a CDS encoding transposase is translated as MKLTTDQEWELLAPFIPRAATGSPRVEDRQVVNGMVYKIRTGISWRDLPERYGSDLKLGRFTQPDPSGKEGNAYLYAVRVCSR
- a CDS encoding IS5 family transposase (programmed frameshift), which produces MGKRQSRPWIVSDELWSLIEPLLPEPPPKQVEGRPRVPDRQALCGILFVLHTGIQWEYLPQELGFGSGMTCWRRLAAWNEAGVWDQLHQLLLNKLRSKNQLDWSRAVIDSSHVRAARRGPKGGPSPVDRARPGSKHHIITDGQGIPLAVSLTGGNRNDVTQLLPLLDKIPAVAGVVGRPRSRPDMLFADRGYDHDKYRRLLRQRGIRPVIAERGQPHGTGLGTFRWVVERTISWLHGFRRLRIRWERRDDIHEAFLGLAVCLITHRHVQRLC